The nucleotide window TTGCTTGTTCTTAGGACTTAGTAGATTCCACAACGTTGGAACTACATCTTCTGTAACAAAAATTTTCATACCAACATGATCTTCTGACAGACCTCCGATGGAAACTTGATATATTGCTTCAGCTGCCGCCTTTCTTGCATCAGTtgattcatattttaaaattgacagCAATGGTGGGACACAACCACCAAGAAGAACTTTTAACCTCAAGTCTTCATCTTTGCACAGTACACTGAGAATAGTAGCAACATTAACTTTCGCAAGAGAGGTTCCATTTCTAAGAATGTTTATGAACAATGGCATCGCTTGAGAATGAGTGCCAATAAGTGCCCTGCCATCCTTTCTTCTCCTGGCAATACCTAGCAATCGTGTTGTGATAAGTTCCTTCTCTTGTGCTGATGACAACTTGGCATGCAGTTGCTCCACAAGCTTAGCAACTGTTGACATAGTAGACTCGGGATCCTCTATTTCTGTAGCCATAATAAACTCCCTgtatatttttgggtaattattcAGCAGCAACTTGTCAGTATTTACACAATTACAAGTGAAGTTCATGTCAAGCTCAGCTGAATCATAGACATCCATCACTTGTACATTGAATTTCAACGAAGTCCACAGCACTCATTTACATCATTTGCCTGCTTTATAAAGTAAGATACTATGAATAAGTTCCTATTGATTACGAAACAGAAGTACTGACCTAGGCTCAGAAGAAGAATAAACGGACTGGTGCTTCTCAAGAGAGGGAGACTTTGACATTTGCACACAAAACGCCAGTATATGCTACTGGCAGGATGCCTGAAAATTTAAGCATTCTGAAATTTAGGCATTCATAAAGTTCATCTCTTATTAGGAATTTGgtatgccaaaaaaaaaaatgttgggGGTGGGGGAGAATATTGACATGCACTTGCATCAGTATGTACTCTGCTTTCATTAGATCACAAGACCAATTTCTAAGCAAATACAGCCCTCAGATCATTGCTCTAGTTTTCTATCAGACACAGAATGAATCTGCTTAATCAATACAAGCCAGTCAGCCATAAATCCAGGGCACAGTCTACCAATTGCAATGCAAAAAACCTACTAGCAACAGAATAAAATACAATGGATTAACTGGAATCACGGAGAAAATGGTAAATTTGAAAGAAATGAACGTAACTATCAATTTTACACTGACTCAACAAAAAGTGACAGTGACAAGCGGGTCAATTTCTAAATTACTGCAGAGTATCCTCAGTAAAATCTCATCATTACCAAAACGACACAATGCGGAAGAAGCAGTTTCGTATTGTCGCTTCAAccactaaataaaaaataataataaaaaaggaagACAAAAACAACAGGGGAACTGAGAGTGAGAAATtgacaaaaatttcaaaacccaaaaaaaaaaaaactacctcTTGGAAGATTGAAATGCAAATGTCGCAGTTACTCCTCCCTCCATCCAGCTACACCCAACGCCCCAACCACATCGTCCTCAATTCACACCCAATTCTACTCTGCAAAATGTATATATAACCAAACTTAGCCCGAAACGGATCAAATGCGGAACCGAATTTCAGATCTCTGCGAATAATAAACaattaaaggaagaaaaaaCACAGAAACTAGGGGAAATCCGGATAATAAAATGGTTAAAACGAACAAAGATCAGATCGAAGAGGTGCATGGATCGTTTGAGCAATGataatacaaaacaaaatcgcgagaaagaggaagagaaacaAGAGAATGCAGAACCCAGAGAATTCTCGAATCTCGCATCCAAGGAAGAATAACGGAGGGAGGTATTGTGTGCGCTTACTATTTTTTACATGTAACTCGAAATTCAGAAGCCTGAGAAGAGAATGGAGCCACAACAAAGGACACAGAAACAGAGACTGNNNNNNNNNNNNNNNNNNNNNNNNNNNNNNNNNNNNNNNNNNNNagagaaagaaaaaaattgtgttcttcatcttttccttgcTTCCATGTGTGCGCTGTTTTGTTCTCTTCCTTTTTTGGTGGAATTACTATTTTGTTTGGATAGACCGATAAAGATAATCTGAAAATTCAAATACGAATCATTTCTTTTCAGGTATTTCCCATGTGAAACTTTACTTAAAGATTTAGAGTGAATACCTCATCTGGCCCCTCACAATTATTTCAAAAGGACAACGAGGTCCCTAAAAAAAATACCCAATTCGGCccctgataattttttttagactgATTAGCCCCTGTGTCCAAAAAAATAACATGAGAAAatactcaatttggtccctaaAGTTACACTCGAGCCTCAATTTAGTCCTTGACGTTTCAATTGCCTCTATTTAGTCCCTaaactttataaattttaatcaatttagtCCCCGCGGTGGTTTCTGCCACAGAGTCATTACCGGAGAGATGATGTGTACAACGGACTGCCACACTGGACGTCTAACGGATATATTACGTGGCATTTGAAACTTTTGCATCAATTTAGTCCCTATGAACTATTTAAATCCCTAATCCCCAAATCCATTTGAAGTCCCTTAACTTCTTCGTCGATTCTCACTCCTCTTTTGGGGGACGTTTTTATGAAGTCTATGATAGGTAGCAGCAGTAAATCCGTTGGGAGTTCCAGCAATCAACGCTCTAATGGAGGTTGGAGAACCACTCGAAGCAGAGAAGAACTATTTCCAGAGTGGTGTGGGTGTGGGTTTAGACCCGTTCTGAGATGGTCAGGAACAGATGCAAATCCAGAGAGACCCTTTTTTGGGTGTCCAAACTACAATGTAAGTGCAAGATTATTCTTAACTTTTTTCTAACGCTTGTAGTGTTTGATTCTTTCTCCATCTCCACTGAATCTGTTTGCAGAGTGTTGGCAAGAGGTGGTGTGGGTTGTTTGTTTGGGCTAATGAATTCTATAAAAAAGGAGAATCAAGAGGCAGAGTAGtaccaaaaaatgaaaatgatgaagaatggagGATGAACTTTGCTTGGAAGATTGGAAGTTTGGAATCTGATGTTAGGGCTTTGAAATTGGGAGGGGCTTTATTGGTTTTAATAAATTTGCTTGTAGTTGCTATGTTATTATGGAAATGGTGAAGATTGGCCTTATGTTTTTTGATAAATAGCCAAATTTTGATGGTTTTGATTCAGATTGCAGGaatattttgaagaaaaattaacgTATATTGTTATATGTATTGTTGtatctgtttttattttaagtctCAATGAATAAAAATTGTACCTGTGTTAATATcaatcaaacaacacaaaataaaatataacaatgtCAGATAAGAAATATCATCCAAATTctttataattcattaataaAACATCCACATCGATACTGAATTCTaacataactaaaatatttagtGTGATGCAACacacaaacaaaacaaagtaaATTATCCAAAAGGAACCATTCCAAGTATAACTAACCAGAAGTCATCATTACAAAGTTATCCAAACTTAGAGAAACAAGATAACTAATCCAAAAGTATAATCCCCTATTACATATAAAGCTCCCAAAGACAGAATGATCAAcaattcaattcttttttcttggagGTTTGAATCCGGGAGTAGGGACAAATTTCATGAAACTAGCTAGTCGTGTGGCTGTCCCTGAAGATGCACCTTGCATTGGATCAACTGGTACATTGGTTGCTGGTGGAGTACTAGATGGTTGGGACACCATTCTTTTGGTTGTAAGCTTTGGGGGCCTTGCATTATGTTGCACTAAACTAGTCTCCATCTATAAAAAGTGTGAAGTTAGtgaaatttgaacaaaaaataaatttgcatAGTGATTAAAGTTaatgtataatttaaaatataccaTTACCTGTAGAGAATCTTCATTTTGAGACATAATTGGTTGACTCATGCCAAGTTCAACCTCAGCCTGGCCTTCATTCTGAATTTTTTGATGTGCACCAACTTGAGATGGTACAGCAGCAGGTGGAATAGCATGAGTAGGGTTCACAACTGGAGTAGTAATGGGATGAACAGCAGGGTTGGAATTACTACTTTTAGCAGCAGCAGCCGCAGCTGCTATAGCAGCTGCCATTTCTTCAGCTTTTCTTTTTGGACAGTTTCTCTTGGTGTGGGCTTTTTCCCCACAATAGCGACAAGAACCTTTTTTATAAGACCTCTTCATCTTGGTCTTTTGCTTGTTGCTTCCATCAGGGTCCTCGTTAGCATCCTTTCTACGTTTTTTCTTGGGTCCTCCTGGCATCTTTTTGAATTTCGGAGCTTGTGGTCTATTGTATGGAGACTTCTCCCACATTGCTTGGCCAGGAATAGGATTTAAATGGAATGCATATGTGTCATTATATGCATCCATTGTCAACCACTTGTGGCAAAATTCATCAGGACGTTTTCCGGCCCTAGCCAACGCAGCACAAGCATGGACACAAGGCATCCCTGCAAACACAATTACAGTAGATACAACcaacaataattaaatatatttgtaaCAGAAAACCAAAACATAGTATCATATAAGATGAATTttgatcatgtaataaaaaagaattcatTAACTACCACTTAGTTGCCAAAAACCACAAGAACATAGCCTCTCTCCCAAATCAACTACCATATTGGTTGGGTGGCCAATGACTTCAAACTTTTCATACTTTTCGTCTCCAGACCATACAGGATTCCAACTCTTTGATTCCTTCCTTATCTTCTCCAACCTACTACGCTGTATTGGGGGTAAAATTCCAATATGGCTCCTAAGTTTCACCTTATTCCTAGCAATTGTCCTCATAGCATACATTCTAACTTCTTCCAATAGTGTGATGATGGGTTTAGCTCTGGCCTCCTTAATTCGTGAGTTAAAAACCTCACAGGCATTGTTACAAATATTGTCCATCTTGGATACATTACTGAAAAAAGCTCTACTCCATGCATTCTTTGGCCACTTGCTCAAGTATGACCATGCCTCTTCATTGAGCCTCTTAATTCTTCTCATTCCCTCAATCCACCCTTCTTGTGTTGTTGACCTTGCACATTCCCACAATAATTCTCTAAGTTTATTGTCCTTCCATTgcttgttaaatttttttcacagaTGCCATACACAAAATCTGTGATGCGCATTTGGAATGACTTCCCAAAGTGCTGATGACATCAGAGAATCAGTAACAAGGCCAATCCAGATCCAAAGTAATACAGTTTATTAATAtgtaattcaattagtaagacATAATATGATTAAACGTTACCTTTTGCATGTCAGAAATGAAGGACCACCCAGGTTGGTAATCACCAAGATCTTCAAGTAACAATTCCAAGAACCATTTCCAATTCTCTTTGTTCTCTACGCTCACAATTGCATAGGCTATGACATAAATTTGGTTGTTTGCGTCTTGTCCAATGGCTGATAAGATTTGCCCACCCAAGCGTGTCTTTAAAAAAGCTCCGTCCAATCCTATAAGAGGTCTACACCCAGCCTTAAATCCTCTCTTGCATCCGTCTAAACATATAtacatcttttcaaaaataggagCTTCATCAGGGTTTGGTTGAGGGATAACTCCAATTTTAATTGTGGACCCAGGGTTGCTCTTAAGAAGAGTCAGACCGTAGTCTCTAACCATATTGTATTGAGCAGCTGCATCTCCATATACTATGTGCCTTGCATCTCCTAAAGCCCTTGTAAGAGAAGATTTATTAAGATCCAAGTCACATTTGCTCTTGAAGTAAGCAAGAGCTTCAGAGTGCTTTAGATTAGAAAACTTCCTTAACTTCTTCACCAGCTTACATGCTAACCATTTTCTATTTGCCAACCTATTTTTGCACTCCCTTGCACATGTATGATCATCATTAAAAGTTTTTATCTGCCAACAAACTCCCTCACTATCCTTTGAGGCATAAACCACCCAGTCACAATCTTTGATCTTGCACAACGCTCTACACCTTTCCTTATCATTCTTCTTGTACCAAATCCTCCTACCTTCCTGGATACAATACTCCCGGACAGCCTCTCTAAATTCCTGCTTTGTGTTAAATTTCATACCAACTTCAAGTCGTAGCTCTCCAAATCTAGCACTTTCATTAAACACAGGAAATACATCATCAGATTCCACCTCAGATAGCTCATCTTCGGAGGCTGGAGGTGTCTTCATTTCCTCCGAATGCCATGAATCTCCTCCATCCGAATCATCATGATATCTATCATGAGCATCATACTCTACGACCACATCATGAGTACCAGATCCACCAAAAAAGTAATTATCATCCTCACCTGAATCAGACTCCCCCACCACTAAACCATCATACTCTAACAaaatctttctcttctctttactCAGATGACCCTGTGAAGCatgttttgatttgaatttctttgttttaacAGCTGAAATCTTCAATGAATCTTCATCATCACTTGAACTTTTCTCACCTCCAGGCTTATAAAGGCTGTCTTCCACGCTATCATAGCTATCATGGCTGTCTGATGAGGAATCTATTTCTATATGAATTGGCTTTCCTTTAGATGATGATCTTGTTGGAGGCCCTTTGCTTGCTTGCCTTGTCACAGGCCTTCTAACATATCCTCCACCCTTGGTCAAATTCTTTTTTGCTCTACTATCTTTCGATTTAGTTAAATTGTTGGGCTGGTTTGATTTGTTGAGTTGGGTAAATTTATTGGGTTGGGTTGATTTTTTTGCCTCAGTTGTTTTAACTTCAGTTACTGTGTTTGGAGTTTCAGTTCGGGTAGAAGTGAATATTGGGGTAGGAATTAATTTTGGAGAAGAGGTGGGGGTTGGACTTGGGGCAGGGGTGGGTATTAGGATGGGAGTTGGCTTTGGAGTAGATGTGAGTATTTGTATGGGAGTTAGATTTGGGGCAGAGGTGGGTACTTTTGGCAGGGGTGGATACATCAGTTCTTTTCCCTTAGATGGTTGTTGTTCCTCAACATAATCCGGTTCAGAGACTCCATGCTCATAATACACATGAGCAACTCCGTTGTTTTTTCCAGCATAGAAGCACATTTTTAGCATCTCATCGTCATTAGTCAATATCCTCAAACCAGTTGTCAATGGCATGTTAGGAACCAACCACTTGCATTGCTCGACCTTATCATACCCAATGTGTTTGTAGTAGTCTCTGACTGAAAAAACATCTAACGTGTCTGTATCTAACCCAGGTAACTCTGAAATTTGTTCCTTGCAGTATGTCAAACTTCCAtctttatttttgacaaatgaTCCTCCATggtgatatataattttaatgaattgaTCTCCCATCTGCacacagaaaaattaaaaaatatcataaaaaatatcattccaCCACTATCATTTCAATTGTAAATATAAGAAACTAACAATTATAATAGGAGTACATACAGAGTACATAACAAGTACATAAAGccctcaaaatatttttttctctctttcgtTAGACTTgctaaaacataaattgcattgttGTTATGAGACAACAACAGACCAAAACAAGTTCATTTAGAAAATCAGATCAATTACTCTATGTTACAAGATGCAATAAGCAATTGACTTAATGAGATTAAGACTTTGATGAAAATGCACCTCTCTTTTAAATAAAACAGAGCAAGAATCAAATGTAACATATTGCATATGACAATCTGATTCcatctttttatttcttaatcCATTGATTATCAGACAAACACACCCATGTTGAAACCCTAACCCATTGCTTACCTCGAACTTAGTCAACGTTGGTGAAGAGAAGACGACCGGTGCAATGTGAAGTGATTGAAGAGAAGAGAATCGCGACTTCAACGAATCTGATAAGTCAGACTCGCAGCGCCattgaagagaagagaaagaagaagaacagtCCTATTATGGGGGAGAATACGGTGTGACTTGTTTAACAAAAACATTTTCCATCTCTATAACATGatacgacgtcgttttgggCTATTTGAGCGCCAAacaaaaacgacgccgttttagTGGAGTCCAGCGTGGCAGTCCGTTGTACACATCATTTCTCCGGTAATGACTCTGTGGCAGAAACCACCGCAGGGactaaattgattaaaatttataaagtttAGGGACTAAATAGAGGCAATTGAAACGTCAAGGACTAAATTGAGGCTCGAGTGTAACTttagggaccaaattgagtatTTTCTCAAataacattgattttttttggcACAGGGGCCTCGTTGTCCTTTCGAGGTAATTGTTAGGGACCgggttggatttttttttttgtcagggGCCGGATtggggttttttttttgtcaagggCCTCGTTGTCTTTCGAGGTAATTGTCAGGGGCTGATTTGGGTTTTTCTCAAAGATTTACTATTCGTCAATAAATTTTATCCTCATGGAATatgagttattatttttatttataaaaattttaaatattaataaatttgattatgaatagtcactaaaaaaaatctgattatgaataaaattaaatttaaatttgttatcATATAGGTGATCATAATCTTATCTATGATTacgattttaaaataagattatcATAGCTATGCTCACACTAAAATCATAACCGTAGATAAATCTGTAATTACGGCTTTTATATGTAACCATAGAATAACCTATAGCTATGGTAAGAAAACGTAGCCTAAAATatcataatttaaatttgtccttttttcttcagtccaattTAGGACTATATTAAGGGTTTttctgagatttgatctacagacccttttcttttctttgatttcaactcttgtaggaatgtttctcATTATTCCTGTTCTCTGGGCTTGAATCGGAGatttatctgctctttttaaGGTTTGTTCTGGATGAAGAGCTTCGTATTCCCTGAAGGATTCTTTTGCCTCTTCTAGTGTTGAAAATCCTCCTTTATGAACTAtctttgattgatgtgtaaatggtgctgctttttcccaggcatcatatactcctttcatggggccattataaatcacataatatttttttgtcttgtgttgattttttaataatttcagcaattgttttattttctgaaattttttcttcacctggTTTGTCCACCAtgcttagctggctgaactctgatggttttgcTTGTTGTGTTGATTCCATTGCTTGAATGGCTTTCTTAAGGGATTGGATCTGTGCCCTTATTTGCAGACAATGCTTGCATTCTTCGAGTTCTTGatgatatttttgaatttcttgatttaatgcgttgtagacgaactccattcCCTTATCAATGTATctgcaataatatttttgtcacccttaatatattcaatttttattggatattgtgataaaaataattgccatcttaccaatcgtccatgattataatcaacttttaaattgtATCGAATGAAACCTGTTAGGTAACTTGAGtctgtccttaatgtaaattctttgggtaataaatcaattttccattttttaagagatttaattgctgctagagtttccttttcatgagttgtatatctctgttctgttggagtaaaagtccttgaaatatacctgcaaagtaattcctttggggaatatttagaatctagtgattttttttgttgttctaaactttttatagctttcttagcttttagacatcctgaccaggttatgtctgaagcatctgtttctactattaagtagtcattttctaCTGGAATATAAAGTTCCGGAAGCTTTTCACATAATTTTTTGatcctttgaatttgcatactatctttttcttcccatttccattcttttttagtacttatttttggaaataagttTTTTGTAtattctgttatattctttaaaaatccttgatcagaaatataatttatacaccctaaaaatctttgtaattgttttctatcctctattttattaggaaataaatttaccttttctaaaatatttggttgaagttttagcTTTCCCTGAGTGGATAAAATTAACCCaagaaactctatttcttgtcttgcaatttttgctttctttttgctaaggactaatcctttttctttacatctttctaaaactattaacaatttttgaagatgatcttctttatcctgttttgtaaaaattaatatatcatcaatgtaaactaaaataaattcatttagttcttttagattttcttccataaatctttgatagatacctggggcttgttttaatccgaatggtaaNNNNNNNNNNNNNNNNNNNNNNNNNNNNNNNNNNNNNNNNNNNNNNNNNNNNNNNNNNNNNNNNNNNNNNNNNNNNNNNNNNNNNNNNNNNNNNNNNNNNNNNNNNNNNNNNNNNNNNNNNNNNNNNNNNNNNNNNNNNNNNNagttaatttctttgtttcttcatctaaacgaagttgccaatatcctgattttgcatcaagagatgaaaCCAAGTTGCTCCcttgattttttctaaaatagaatcttttctatgaagtttatgagcatcaccaacagttgcttcattcattttcttataatttattaccattcttcgttttcctcttttaatttcattattgttctcgacataaaaggctggagccgcatgaggacttttacttaatcttataattcctttcTCTAAAAGATCTTTGCATTCTAATGAGAAttcttctctatctcttgcggaataaggaattttatttggaacatttatttcttttataggatcttttaatttaatgcttactaatttcttatttgtatttttaatatctaaaggattttcagcGTAAACTTCATCCAAAAgttcttctatctttatttcaaaattattttttgggatatttatctgaaaatataaattcaaatagcatatttctaatatagaaaatattttaaattttaaaatcttatctatagtagtagttggtatCTTTATANNNNNNNNNNNNNNNNNNNNNNNNNNNNNNNNNNNNNNNNNNNNNNNNNNNNNNNtgtggagcttttaaaactatatatgttaattcttgaatgaaaggatgatatagttttaagaagttatttcctatgataaaatccatcCCGGAGTCTATCATGTATATGGATGAAACAATaaacctataattttgaataaatatttcaaccatttctgctttttggtcaattttatgtattgatttgtcaactattctaactcttaatggtttctttaattttttccaatcaagttttatatttgtattagCAAAGCATTGTGTTACTCCAGTATCtatgaaagcatttataaatttttctgttatttttatagtaataaatgtggcattattgctcagtctctgagtctgtttctgagatatattcaaaaatatagtctaagttatcatctgattcttctaatggttccatgaaacaagagttagcaatttctaattgtttggtaaggtcttttttatctttttttttggacattcatttgcatagtgtccttcttcttggcaataccaacacttgcaattttcttttttatttgggcagtagttatttttttgttttttattgttatttctttttctaaaataccttttttttaccagtttggatagtattttctttttctaaattgatattttctttttctttgaaaatttttattaagaccatatttttgaggtatttcttcattatcctgacagcaaattctaattatattttcaaatcttttttgagttgcttcttgcaAACTTATTCTCATTCTAGCACATTACAAGAccaaggcggaaaaccaatgaaagtccttgtttggatctttgattagtgatgagcggataatttatacgctttttggcattgtttttagatagtttttagtaagtttgagctacttttagggatgttttcaatagtttttatgttaaattcacatttctggactttactatgagtttgtgtgtttttctgtgatttcaggtaaattctggctgaaattgagggacttgagcaaaactctgaagaaggctgacaaaaggactgctgatgctgttggaatctgacctccctgcactcgaaatggattttctggagctacagaactccaaatggcacgctctcaatggcgttggaaagtagacatccagagctttccagcaatatataatagtccatactttattcagagattgacgacgtaacttggcgttgaacgccaagtacatgctgctgtctggagttaaacgccagaaaaacgtcatgatccggagttgaacgcccaaaacacatcataactcggagttcaactccaagagaagcctcagctcgtggattgatcaagctcagcccaaacatacaccaagtgggtcccggaagtggatttttgcatcaattacttactcatgtaaaccctaggagctagtttattataaatagaactttttactatcacATTATCATCTTGGATTGTATTTggaatcctgtgatcacgttttgggggctggccattcggccatgcctgaaccttttacttatgtattttcaacggtggagtttctgcacaccatagattaagggtgtggagctctgttgtacctcaagtattaatgcaattccattgtcttttattcaaacctctcttattcttattccaagatattcattcgtgcccaagaacatgatgaatgtgatgataagtaaccctcattatcattctcacttatgaacgcacgtgattgacaaccacttccattctacatgcaacaagagcttgaatgtgtatctcttagattccccaacagaatcttcgtggtataagttagatagatggcggcattcatgaggatccggaaagtctaaaccttgtctgtggtattccgagtaggattctatgattgaatgactgtgacgagcttcaaactcctgaaggctgggcgtgatgacaagcgcaaaagaatcaagggattctattccaacctgattgagaaccgacagatgattagccgtgctgtgacagagcataggaacNNNNNNNNNNNNNNNNNNNNNNNNNNNNNNNNNNNNNNNNNNNNNNNNNNNNNNNNNNNNNNNNNNNNNNNNNNNNNNNNNNNNNNNNNNNNNNNNNNNNNNNNNNNNNNNNNNNNNNNNNNNNNNNNNNNNNNNNNNNNNNNNNNNNNNNNNNNNNNNNNNNNNNNNNNNNNNNNNNNNNNNNNNNNNNNNNNNNNNNNNNNNNNNNNNNNNNNNNNNNNNNNNNNNNNNNNNNNNNNNNNNNNNNNNNNNNNNNNNNNNNNNNNNNNNNNNNtgacggttcatcttgttgctcagattaggtaattttcttttcaaaaactttttcaaaaatttttcttttctttttcgtttttctaataatgtttttcgaaaaaaaaaagaataaaaatacaaaaaaaattagaaaatcataaaaaccaaaaaatattttgtgtttcttgtttgagtcttgtgttaatttttaagtttggtgtcaattgcatgcttttaaaatttttcttgcatttttcgaaaatctcatgcattcatagtgttcttcatgattttcaagttgttcttgacaagtcttcttgtttgatcttgatgatttcttgttttgtgttgtttgttgtttttcatgtgcacttttgcattcatattttccatgcattaaagatttctcagtttggtgtcttgcatgttttctttgcattaaaaatttttcaaaattatgttcttgatgttcatcatgatcttcaaagtgttcttggtgttcatcttgacattcatagcattcttgcatgcattcattgttttgatctaaaaatttcatgcattgaatatttttgtt belongs to Arachis duranensis cultivar V14167 chromosome 8, aradu.V14167.gnm2.J7QH, whole genome shotgun sequence and includes:
- the LOC110274333 gene encoding uncharacterized protein LOC110274333, whose translation is MDNICNNACEVFNSRIKEARAKPIITLLEEVRMYAMRTIARNKVKLRSHIGILPPIQRSRLEKIRKESKSWNPVWSGDEKYEKFEVIGHPTNMVVDLGERLCSCGFWQLSGMPCVHACAALARAGKRPDEFCHKWLTMDAYNDTYAFHLNPIPGQAMWEKSPYNRPQAPKFKKMPGGPKKKRRKDANEDPDGSNKQKTKMKRSYKKGSCRYCGEKAHTKRNCPKRKAEEMAAAIAAAAAAAKSSNSNPAVHPITTPVVNPTHAIPPAAVPSQVGAHQKIQNEGQAEVELGMSQPIMSQNEDSLQMETSLVQHNARPPKLTTKRMVSQPSSTPPATNVPVDPMQGASSGTATRLASFMKFVPTPGFKPPRKKN